From Cydia strobilella chromosome 7, ilCydStro3.1, whole genome shotgun sequence, one genomic window encodes:
- the LOC134742892 gene encoding tRNA N6-adenosine threonylcarbamoyltransferase, mitochondrial-like — protein MMNFTRSLYKFVTQKLTQQRQIKFLNNRRNYSGSAILGIETSCDDTGCAIISHDGNLLSESLHTQNLMHVRNGGIIPDVAQDLHKKYIEPTVNETLQKAKLSMQDISAIAVTLRPGLALSLVVGMKYAKYLARLHKKPIIPIHHMEAHALAARMHHNISFPFLVLLISGGHCLLAVAQDVNHFQLLGQSMDIAPGEVFDKVARRMKLRNVAEYSKLCGGQAIELAASKATNPHVFKLPLSLAEYRDCNFSFNGLKTSVISQLYKKEKEHNIVADKLIPEVNDLCAALLMAVSRHLIHRTQRAMEFCERNNLIPKDNKQLVVSGGVACNNYIFNALTYLCGESDYKIYRPLPKLCTDNGVMIAWNGLEKWRRGIDITTDISKLDIQAASPLGESLIDKVVNAKIPIKLMKIKI, from the coding sequence ATGATGAATTTTACACGATCGTTGTACAAATTTGTGACTCAAAAACTTACACAGCAAAGGCAAATAAAATTTCTCAATAACCGTAGAAATTATTCTGGAAGTGCTATCCTTGGAATCGAGACATCTTGCGACGATACAGGTTGCGCCATCATAAGCCATGACGGAAATTTATTATCAGAAAGTTTGCATACACAAAATCTTATGCATGTTCGGAACGGAGGCATTATACCTGATGTAGCTCAAGACTTGCATAAAAAGTATATTGAACCGACTGTAAATGAAACTTTACAGAAAGCGAAATTATCAATGCAAGATATATCTGCCATAGCTGTCACTTTAAGACCTGGCTTAGCCCTAAGCCTAGTTGTCGGTATGAAATATGCAAAATACTTAGCCAGACTTCATAAGAAACCTATAATTCCAATACATCACATGGAAGCTCATGCTTTAGCAGCAAGAATGCATCACAACATATCTTTCCCATTCCTTGTCTTGTTAATATCAGGGGGACACTGTTTGCTGGCTGTTGCTCAAGATGTAAATCATTTCCAGTTACTCGGACAAAGTATGGATATAGCGCCTGGTGAAGTGTTTGACAAAGTTGCTAGGAGAATGAAGTTACGAAATGTAGCAGAATATTCAAAATTATGTGGAGGCCAAGCTATAGAATTAGCAGCATCAAAAGCTACTAATCCTCATGTATTTAAACTCCCACTTTCCCTAGCTGAGTACAGGGATTGTAATTTTAGTTTCAATGGTTTGAAGACCTCTGTCATCTCTCAGCTAtacaagaaagaaaaagaacATAACATTGTAGCTGACAAATTGATTCCGGAAGTGAATGACTTGTGTGCTGCACTTTTGATGGCTGTCTCAAGACACTTGATTCATAGAACCCAGAGAGCTATGGAATTTTGTGAACGAAATAACCTAATACCAAAAGATAATAAACAGCTAGTTGTGTCTGGTGGAGTTGCATGTAATAACTATATATTCAATGCATTAACTTATTTATGTGGTGAATCAGATTACAAGATTTATAGACCCTTACCAAAACTGTGTACAGATAATGGTGTTATGATAGCTTGGAACGGCTTAGAAAAGTGGAGGCGAGGTATAGATATAACTACAGATATAAGTAAATTAGATATTCAAGCTGCTAGTCCTTTAGGAGAAAGTTTAATAGATAAAGTTGTTAATGccaaaatacctataaaactaatgaaaataaaaatttga